The proteins below are encoded in one region of Pseudomonadota bacterium:
- a CDS encoding glutamine amidotransferase family protein, which translates to MCGIVGLYAKRDTISERLGTLLAEMLVQMGDRGPDSAGVALYRGAGQGKKLSARVADDAQRAALVETAREQIGCSAQVLGAHVLLTGEVGPQTVAWLAQHCPQADVMSVGERIEIYKEAMHPDDFVSRYDLGAVRGSHALGHTRMATESAVTTQGSHPFSTGQDLCLVHNGSLSNHNRLRAQLERAGLQFKTENDSEVAAGYLAHRLSEGDSLADALSAALEDLDGFYTFAIGTREGFAVLRDPIACKPAVLAETDDWVAMASEYRAIARLPGATEARVWEPEPGQIYTWEREAA; encoded by the coding sequence ATGTGCGGGATAGTCGGGCTGTACGCCAAGCGTGACACCATATCGGAGCGCCTCGGTACCTTGCTGGCAGAGATGCTGGTGCAGATGGGTGACCGCGGACCGGACAGCGCGGGTGTCGCGCTCTACCGCGGTGCCGGGCAGGGCAAAAAACTGTCGGCTCGCGTCGCCGATGACGCGCAACGCGCTGCGCTGGTCGAGACTGCGCGTGAGCAGATCGGCTGCTCGGCGCAGGTGCTCGGCGCACACGTGCTGCTGACCGGCGAGGTCGGCCCGCAGACCGTGGCGTGGCTTGCACAGCACTGCCCGCAGGCCGATGTCATGAGCGTCGGCGAGCGCATCGAAATCTACAAGGAGGCGATGCACCCGGACGACTTCGTCTCGCGCTACGACCTGGGCGCCGTGCGCGGCAGCCACGCGTTGGGCCACACCCGCATGGCCACCGAAAGCGCGGTCACCACCCAGGGATCTCATCCGTTTTCCACCGGGCAGGACCTGTGTTTGGTGCACAACGGCTCGCTGTCGAACCACAACCGCTTGCGGGCCCAGCTCGAACGAGCAGGGTTGCAGTTCAAGACCGAGAACGATTCCGAAGTGGCTGCGGGTTACCTCGCCCACCGCCTGAGTGAGGGCGATTCCCTGGCCGATGCGCTGTCGGCTGCGCTCGAAGACCTCGACGGCTTCTACACCTTTGCCATTGGTACACGCGAGGGCTTCGCGGTGCTGCGTGACCCCATAGCCTGCAAGCCGGCGGTGCTCGCCGAGACCGATGACTGGGTTGCGATGGCGTCCGAGTACCGGGCCATTGCCCGTTTGCCCGGGGCAACGGAGGCGCGTGTCTGGGAACCCGAACCCGGCCAGATCTACACCTGGGAGCGAGAAGCGGCATGA
- a CDS encoding protein glxC, translating to MTTFDLNDGVRALNAHLHGEVTGELSAVNPAGRHAVAVGATGAHSVSIDGNVGYYCGGMNQLADIEVRGNAGPGLAENIMSGRVHVRGDASQYCAATGHGGLVVVDGNASSRCGISMKGVNVVVRGNVGHMSAFMAQKGCLVVCGDAGDALGDSLYEARLYVRGSVASLGADCVQKPMEAEHLDELGALLHEAGVTGVDPAEFTRYGSARKLYHFDIDNASDY from the coding sequence ATGACCACATTCGATCTCAACGACGGTGTGCGTGCACTCAATGCGCACTTGCATGGCGAGGTGACCGGTGAGCTCAGCGCAGTCAACCCGGCTGGTCGCCACGCCGTCGCGGTTGGTGCGACCGGGGCTCACTCGGTGTCGATCGACGGCAACGTCGGCTATTACTGCGGTGGCATGAACCAGCTCGCCGACATCGAAGTGCGCGGTAACGCGGGGCCCGGGCTGGCGGAAAACATCATGTCCGGTCGGGTGCACGTGCGCGGCGACGCCTCACAGTACTGTGCCGCCACCGGCCACGGCGGGCTGGTGGTGGTCGACGGCAACGCGTCTTCGCGCTGCGGTATCTCGATGAAGGGCGTCAACGTCGTGGTGCGTGGCAACGTTGGCCACATGAGCGCATTCATGGCGCAGAAGGGATGTCTTGTGGTGTGTGGCGATGCCGGGGACGCGCTTGGTGACTCGCTCTACGAGGCGCGCCTCTACGTGCGCGGCAGCGTGGCGAGCCTCGGCGCCGATTGCGTGCAGAAGCCCATGGAGGCAGAGCACCTCGACGAGCTTGGTGCCTTGCTGCACGAGGCGGGTGTGACCGGTGTCGATCCTGCCGAATTCACGCGCTACGGCTCGGCGCGCAAGCTCTACCACTTCGACATCGACAACGCGTCGGACTACTGA
- a CDS encoding FMN-binding glutamate synthase family protein → MVDHSWMRESATFSRPVIAEIERAARTGIYDIRGFGAKRRVPCFDDLVFLGASMSRYPLEGYRERCDTRVTLGDRFASKPITLDIPITIAGMSFGALSAQAKEALGRGASLMGTSTTTGDGGMTPEERGQSKYLVYQYLPSRYGMNPEDLRKADAIEIVVGQGAKPGGGGMLLGQKISDRVAGMRDLPAGIDQRSACRHPDWTGPDDLEIKIQELREITDWQTPIYVKVGAARTFYDVTLAVKSGADVVVVDGMQGGTAATQDVFIEHVGVPTLPAVRQAVEALDALGMHRKVQLIVSGGIRSGADVAKALAMGADAVSIGTAALIALGDNNAQYEAEYNKLGTSAGFYDDYQDGRDPAGICTQDPELAARLDPEVAGRRLANYLNVLNLEAQTIARACGKSHVHNLEREDLAALSIEAAAMAGVPLAGTDWVPGSRL, encoded by the coding sequence ATGGTGGACCACAGTTGGATGCGCGAGTCGGCGACCTTCAGTCGCCCGGTGATCGCCGAGATCGAGCGCGCCGCACGCACCGGCATCTACGACATCCGCGGTTTTGGCGCCAAGCGCCGGGTGCCCTGTTTCGACGACCTGGTGTTCCTCGGTGCCAGCATGTCGCGCTACCCGCTCGAAGGCTATCGTGAACGCTGCGACACGCGTGTCACCCTCGGGGACCGTTTCGCGTCGAAGCCCATTACCCTCGACATTCCGATCACGATCGCCGGCATGAGTTTCGGTGCGCTCTCGGCTCAGGCCAAGGAAGCGCTTGGCCGGGGTGCCTCGCTCATGGGCACCAGCACCACCACCGGCGATGGCGGTATGACACCGGAAGAGCGGGGGCAAAGCAAATACCTGGTGTACCAGTACCTGCCGTCCCGCTATGGCATGAACCCGGAGGATCTGCGCAAGGCCGACGCCATCGAGATCGTCGTCGGTCAGGGGGCCAAGCCGGGTGGCGGCGGCATGCTTCTCGGACAGAAGATCTCGGATCGGGTCGCAGGCATGCGGGACCTGCCTGCGGGAATTGACCAGCGCAGTGCCTGTCGGCACCCGGACTGGACCGGCCCCGACGACCTCGAGATCAAGATCCAGGAGCTGCGCGAGATCACCGATTGGCAAACGCCGATCTACGTCAAGGTCGGCGCAGCGCGCACCTTTTACGATGTCACGCTGGCGGTCAAATCCGGCGCCGATGTGGTTGTCGTCGACGGCATGCAGGGCGGCACGGCGGCCACGCAAGACGTGTTTATCGAGCACGTCGGTGTTCCGACCCTGCCAGCGGTGCGTCAGGCCGTCGAGGCGCTCGATGCACTCGGCATGCACCGCAAGGTCCAGCTTATCGTCTCCGGGGGCATTCGCAGCGGAGCTGACGTCGCCAAGGCCTTGGCGATGGGCGCGGACGCCGTTTCCATTGGCACCGCCGCGCTGATTGCACTGGGTGACAACAACGCGCAGTATGAAGCCGAATACAACAAGCTCGGCACCAGCGCCGGTTTCTACGACGATTACCAGGATGGGCGCGACCCTGCCGGCATTTGCACCCAGGACCCGGAACTTGCAGCGCGCCTGGACCCGGAAGTCGCTGGCAGGCGATTGGCCAACTACCTGAACGTGTTGAATCTCGAGGCGCAGACCATTGCGCGTGCGTGCGGCAAGTCGCATGTGCACAACCTCGAGCGCGAAGACCTGGCGGCGCTGAGCATCGAGGCGGCAGCGATGGCGGGTGTGCCCCTCGCCGGCACCGACTGGGTGCCGGGTTCACGCTTGTGA
- the glnT gene encoding type III glutamate--ammonia ligase, with protein sequence MATDLSKEAKSRGIQYFLISFVDLFGNLRAKLVPARAIGDMQKEGAGFAGFAAWLDMTPAHPDMFGVPDPDSLIQLPWQPEIGWLASDLYMNGEPVAASPRVALKAQLEAAKKQGLRMKTGVECEYFLVSPDGTALSDPDDTQSKPCYDQQALMRRYPVIREICDAMIALGWGPYQNDHEDANGQFEMNWDYDDALRTADRHVFFKYMVKTLAENHGLRATFMPKPFADLTGNGCHAHVSLWDKGGKKNLFLDKKDARGLGLSKTAYAFLGGIVQNAEALCALFNPTVNSYKRINGAVTRSGATWSPNTVTYSGNNRTHMIRVPDDGRFELRLMDGAANPYLMQAGFLAAGLDGLANELNPGEPQQNDMYAEPQKARGAKRLPLNLLDALRALDKSKRLRAGLGDELVDAFVKLKMQEWHAYCAHLSDWERANTLDC encoded by the coding sequence ATGGCAACCGATCTCAGCAAAGAAGCCAAAAGCCGCGGTATTCAGTACTTCCTGATCAGCTTCGTCGACCTGTTCGGCAACCTCCGCGCCAAGCTCGTGCCCGCCCGTGCCATTGGCGACATGCAAAAGGAGGGGGCCGGGTTTGCCGGCTTTGCCGCGTGGTTGGACATGACACCTGCGCACCCCGATATGTTCGGCGTGCCCGACCCGGACAGCCTCATCCAGTTGCCCTGGCAACCGGAAATCGGCTGGTTGGCGAGCGACCTCTACATGAACGGCGAACCGGTCGCGGCGTCCCCGCGTGTTGCGCTCAAAGCGCAACTCGAGGCCGCGAAGAAACAGGGTCTGCGCATGAAGACCGGCGTCGAGTGCGAGTACTTTCTGGTCTCGCCCGACGGCACGGCACTCTCGGACCCCGACGACACACAAAGCAAGCCGTGTTACGACCAGCAGGCCTTGATGCGCCGCTACCCGGTTATCCGGGAAATCTGCGACGCGATGATCGCGCTCGGTTGGGGTCCGTACCAGAACGACCACGAGGACGCGAACGGGCAGTTCGAGATGAACTGGGACTACGACGATGCGCTGCGCACTGCTGACCGGCATGTCTTCTTCAAGTACATGGTCAAGACCCTGGCCGAAAACCACGGTCTGCGCGCCACCTTCATGCCTAAGCCTTTTGCCGATCTGACCGGCAACGGCTGCCACGCCCACGTGTCACTGTGGGATAAGGGTGGAAAAAAGAACCTCTTTCTCGACAAGAAGGACGCGCGCGGCCTGGGGCTGTCGAAGACCGCCTACGCGTTTCTCGGCGGCATCGTGCAGAACGCCGAGGCGCTCTGTGCGCTGTTCAACCCGACCGTCAACAGCTACAAGCGCATCAACGGGGCGGTGACGCGCTCGGGCGCCACCTGGTCGCCCAACACCGTGACCTATTCCGGCAACAACCGCACCCACATGATCCGCGTGCCGGATGACGGCCGTTTCGAGTTGCGCCTGATGGACGGTGCCGCCAACCCCTACCTCATGCAGGCGGGCTTTCTGGCCGCTGGTCTCGACGGTCTTGCCAACGAGCTTAACCCAGGCGAGCCGCAGCAAAACGACATGTACGCCGAACCGCAGAAGGCGCGGGGTGCCAAGCGCTTGCCGTTGAACCTGCTCGACGCGTTGCGGGCGCTCGACAAGAGCAAACGGCTGCGCGCGGGCCTCGGCGACGAGTTGGTCGACGCCTTCGTCAAGCTCAAGATGCAGGAATGGCACGCCTACTGTGCGCACCTCAGTGACTGGGAGCGGGCCAACACGCTCGACTGCTGA